One genomic region from Prevotella sp. Rep29 encodes:
- a CDS encoding ABC transporter ATP-binding protein → MITISNLKKQYGETVACNIQEFTINSGEILGLVGNNGAGKTTLFRLMLDLIKADQGEILISTSTDINPAKSEEWKTFTGAYIDEGFLIDFLTPEEYFTFIAKTHQIDETQMNERLQEFNAFMNGEILGHKKLIRDLSAGNKQKVGIIAAMMHQPQVLILDEPFNFLDPSSQNSLKKILTNYNQQTQATILISSHNLTHTVDISSRIALLEHGNIIRDMDNNHESARQELEEYFTTNE, encoded by the coding sequence ATGATTACTATCTCCAACCTAAAAAAGCAATACGGAGAAACAGTTGCCTGCAACATCCAGGAATTCACCATCAACAGTGGTGAAATTCTCGGACTCGTAGGCAATAACGGAGCAGGAAAGACCACGCTATTCCGACTCATGCTCGACCTCATCAAAGCCGATCAAGGAGAAATTCTGATTTCAACGTCAACAGACATCAATCCTGCAAAGAGCGAAGAATGGAAAACCTTTACTGGAGCATACATCGACGAAGGATTCCTCATCGATTTTCTCACACCGGAGGAATATTTCACGTTCATTGCGAAAACCCATCAAATCGATGAGACACAAATGAACGAGCGTCTCCAGGAATTCAACGCATTCATGAACGGAGAAATACTCGGGCACAAAAAACTCATCAGAGACCTTTCCGCAGGAAACAAGCAAAAAGTGGGTATCATAGCGGCTATGATGCATCAACCGCAGGTTCTCATCCTCGATGAGCCCTTCAACTTCTTAGACCCATCAAGCCAAAACTCACTGAAAAAAATTCTCACCAACTACAACCAACAGACGCAGGCAACAATACTCATTTCAAGTCATAACCTCACACATACCGTTGATATCAGCTCGCGCATCGCGCTGCTCGAACACGGAAATATTATTCGCGATATGGATAACAATCACGAGTCAGCAAGACAAGAACTGGAAGAGTATTTTACAACGAACGAATAG
- a CDS encoding 5-formyltetrahydrofolate cyclo-ligase yields MEEKSCIRKEIRRRKRLFATDELAAQSRQLMERLLVHPRILSARVVLMYHALPDEVDTADALETLIGMGKKVLLPTVVSDEDMELCEYEGREQLHEGAFHIMESGGNSFKDYDSIDVAVVPGMAFDMKNNRLGRGKGYYDRFLAKIPSAYKLGVCFGFQFLESLPTGAFDIVMDEVLTGNDTSIRSL; encoded by the coding sequence ATGGAAGAAAAATCGTGTATAAGAAAGGAGATTCGGCGTCGGAAACGGTTGTTTGCGACGGATGAGTTGGCTGCCCAGTCGCGGCAGTTGATGGAGCGTCTGTTGGTACATCCCCGCATTTTGTCGGCTCGTGTGGTCCTTATGTATCATGCTTTGCCCGATGAGGTTGACACGGCTGATGCTTTGGAAACGCTTATAGGGATGGGGAAGAAGGTGCTCCTGCCGACAGTGGTCAGCGATGAAGATATGGAACTCTGTGAGTATGAGGGGCGGGAGCAGTTGCATGAGGGTGCCTTTCACATCATGGAGTCGGGAGGCAACAGTTTTAAGGATTATGATTCTATTGATGTTGCTGTCGTTCCCGGCATGGCTTTCGATATGAAAAACAATCGTTTGGGGCGCGGAAAAGGATATTATGACCGTTTCCTTGCAAAGATTCCGTCAGCCTACAAACTGGGTGTTTGTTTTGGTTTTCAGTTTTTAGAGTCACTCCCGACAGGCGCTTTCGATATCGTGATGGATGAAGTGTTGACGGGTAATGACACTTCTATTCGTTCGTTGTAA
- a CDS encoding S41 family peptidase, producing MNLNKSNRFAPILLALCVIIGILIGTFYTKHFSGNRLSIINSGSNRLNNLLRIIDDQYVDTVNIDSLVEKAMPQILSELDPHSVYISAKDVQAVADDLKGSFSGVGIEFTIREDTIHIQNVIAGGPAESAGLLAGDKIVAVDGKNFTGKQVTNSEAMRRLKGPKNTKVKLGILRYGQKEVKNFVVTRDDIETKSIAAAYMIDEEVGYIRIKSFGEKTYYEFLTALAQLSQEGFSNLVIDLRDNVGGLMSSAIRIANEFLPAKRMIVYTEGRKMKREEYLSDGRGSYQKIPLVVLINEGSASASEIFAGAMQDNDRATIIGRRSFGKGLVQQQIEFSDHSMIRLTIARYYTPSGRCIQKPYVDGKDKSYEEDLVQRYLHGEFFSQDSIQHKGPAFHTSIGRTVYGGGGITPDIFIPEDTLNMTSYYKEAVMSGLVMQYAFQYTDDNRQLLREYDSLASLQAYLKRQGLVERFVTYANQHGLQRRNLMIQKSYRLLDRFLTSRIVYNILNEEAWAEYINQDDPVIKSALEVMRKKEAFPKKPQAEKGKKVAVANKKSWKKNRV from the coding sequence ATGAATCTGAATAAGTCAAACCGCTTTGCTCCGATATTACTGGCATTGTGCGTGATTATTGGAATCTTGATAGGCACGTTCTATACCAAGCATTTTTCCGGTAACCGACTCAGTATTATCAATTCGGGCAGCAACCGCCTCAATAATCTACTGCGGATTATTGACGACCAGTATGTGGATACGGTGAATATCGACAGTCTTGTGGAGAAAGCCATGCCGCAGATACTCTCAGAACTGGATCCCCATTCGGTCTATATCAGTGCGAAAGACGTGCAGGCAGTAGCCGATGATTTGAAAGGCTCGTTCTCGGGAGTAGGCATTGAGTTCACGATTCGTGAAGATACAATCCATATTCAGAATGTCATAGCCGGCGGTCCGGCAGAGTCGGCAGGACTTCTTGCCGGTGACAAAATCGTGGCGGTGGATGGCAAGAACTTTACAGGTAAGCAGGTGACGAACAGCGAAGCCATGCGTCGTCTGAAAGGTCCGAAGAACACGAAAGTGAAACTGGGCATCCTCCGCTACGGTCAGAAGGAAGTGAAAAACTTTGTCGTCACACGCGATGATATAGAAACAAAGAGCATTGCAGCGGCTTATATGATTGACGAGGAAGTGGGGTACATACGCATAAAAAGTTTCGGGGAGAAAACGTATTATGAATTCCTTACGGCGCTGGCACAATTATCTCAGGAGGGTTTCTCAAATTTAGTGATCGACCTGCGCGACAATGTCGGCGGTCTGATGTCGTCAGCGATAAGAATAGCCAATGAGTTTCTTCCAGCCAAACGGATGATTGTCTATACCGAAGGCAGGAAGATGAAGCGCGAGGAATATCTCAGTGACGGTCGCGGCAGTTATCAGAAGATTCCGTTGGTGGTTCTTATCAACGAGGGCTCGGCATCGGCATCGGAGATATTTGCCGGAGCAATGCAAGACAACGACAGGGCAACGATTATCGGACGCCGCTCGTTCGGTAAGGGACTTGTCCAGCAACAGATAGAGTTTTCAGACCATAGCATGATTCGTCTGACGATAGCCCGCTACTACACACCTTCAGGCAGGTGTATTCAGAAGCCTTATGTGGATGGCAAGGACAAGAGTTATGAAGAGGATCTGGTGCAGCGCTATCTGCATGGAGAATTCTTCTCCCAGGACAGCATTCAGCATAAAGGTCCCGCATTCCATACCTCCATCGGACGAACGGTTTATGGAGGAGGTGGCATCACGCCAGACATCTTTATACCCGAGGATACGTTGAACATGACATCATACTATAAAGAGGCGGTGATGAGCGGATTGGTAATGCAGTATGCTTTCCAATATACGGATGACAACCGCCAGCTGCTGAGGGAATATGATAGCTTGGCTTCGTTGCAGGCTTACCTGAAGCGGCAAGGGCTTGTAGAGCGTTTTGTGACATATGCAAACCAACATGGTTTACAGCGCCGCAACCTAATGATTCAGAAGTCGTATCGCTTACTGGACCGCTTCTTGACAAGTCGCATAGTCTATAATATCCTTAATGAGGAAGCATGGGCAGAGTATATCAATCAAGACGACCCCGTGATTAAATCAGCACTGGAAGTCATGCGGAAGAAAGAGGCTTTCCCCAAGAAGCCACAGGCGGAGAAAGGGAAGAAGGTGGCAGTTGCTAACAAGAAGTCATGGAAGAAAAATCGTGTATAA
- a CDS encoding dCMP deaminase family protein, with protein sequence MSNNKDKQRELDLRYLRMARIWAENSYCQRRKVGALVVKEKMIISDGYNGTPSGFENVCEDEGNVTKPYVLHAEANAITKLARSSNNSDGATLYVTASPCIECAKLIIQAGIRRVVYGEQYRMEDGINLLKRANIEVIYINVEEHESE encoded by the coding sequence ATGAGTAATAATAAGGATAAACAACGGGAACTGGACCTGCGCTATCTGCGCATGGCGCGTATCTGGGCAGAAAACAGTTATTGTCAGCGTCGAAAGGTGGGAGCACTGGTGGTCAAGGAAAAGATGATTATCAGCGACGGCTATAACGGTACGCCCAGCGGTTTTGAGAATGTGTGTGAGGACGAGGGCAATGTGACGAAGCCTTACGTGCTTCACGCCGAAGCCAACGCCATCACCAAACTGGCACGCTCGTCGAACAACAGTGACGGTGCCACGCTCTATGTGACGGCTTCACCATGTATCGAATGTGCCAAGCTCATCATACAGGCAGGCATCAGACGGGTGGTCTATGGAGAGCAGTATCGGATGGAAGACGGCATCAATCTCCTGAAAAGAGCCAATATTGAAGTGATATATATAAATGTAGAAGAGCATGAATCTGAATAA
- a CDS encoding M3 family metallopeptidase has translation MNKRATGKALRKNPFFEKYQTPHEVIPFNLIRLEDYEEAFMEGMRREKEQIEKIVTNPAKPTFDNTIIDTDEDKDGYYDLLSRVSAAFFNLMGAETSDEMDALAQKMQPLLTKHANDIQLDKRLFERVRAVHLHHRRLTPEEKMLLDNCYSGFVRSGALLSDADKEKLRKLSEEMGMLSLQFSQNLLKERKAYTLHITRKDQLGGLPETAVEAAAQAAKERKLKGWVFTLDAPSMGPFMQHSTQRELRKQMYMAYNTLCTHDNTENNVDICKRLINLRRETAQLLGYKTFADYVLKKRMASNKRNVYQLFDDLIKAYKPTALKEREEVIRLAKKIEGKDFELKPWDGAFYSHKLQMKKFNIDSEMLRPYFELSKVIEGVFGLARRLYGITFKENKKIPVYHRDVKAYEVFDKDGSYLAVFYADFHPRKGKQGGAWMTEFQGQWIDKKGENVRPHVSVVMNLTKPTAKKPALLTLDEVTTFLHEFGHSLHGMFANTRFESLSGTNVWWDFVELPSQFMENYAIEKEFLRTFAFHYETGEPLPEELINRIVRSRNFMAATACLRQVSFGMLDMAYYTQKDVFDEDLLKFEKQAWRKAIISKQLENTCMTVQFSHIMAGGYAAGYYSYKWAEVLEADAFSVFKKEGIFNESTAQRFRDHVLSRGGTEHPMTLYKRFRGGEPTIDALLKRNGIKVNATKKA, from the coding sequence ATGAACAAGAGAGCGACAGGGAAGGCGTTGCGCAAGAACCCTTTTTTTGAAAAATACCAGACACCCCATGAGGTCATTCCTTTCAACCTGATACGGTTGGAAGACTACGAGGAGGCGTTCATGGAAGGCATGCGCCGTGAGAAGGAGCAGATAGAGAAGATTGTGACCAATCCGGCAAAACCGACTTTCGACAATACCATCATCGATACCGACGAGGACAAGGACGGCTACTACGACCTGCTCTCACGCGTGTCTGCCGCATTCTTCAACCTGATGGGAGCGGAGACGAGCGACGAAATGGATGCCCTGGCTCAGAAAATGCAGCCGCTGCTGACCAAACATGCCAACGACATACAGTTGGACAAACGCCTGTTTGAGCGCGTCAGAGCCGTTCACCTGCATCATCGACGCTTGACTCCGGAGGAGAAAATGCTGCTCGATAACTGCTATTCGGGCTTCGTGAGAAGCGGTGCACTGCTGAGTGATGCCGACAAAGAGAAACTGCGCAAGCTCTCAGAGGAAATGGGCATGCTCTCACTCCAGTTCTCACAAAATCTGTTGAAAGAGCGAAAAGCCTATACACTGCACATCACCAGGAAAGACCAACTCGGCGGACTGCCCGAGACGGCGGTGGAGGCAGCTGCACAGGCAGCCAAGGAACGGAAGCTGAAAGGATGGGTCTTCACGCTCGACGCTCCGAGCATGGGACCGTTCATGCAACATTCCACACAGCGCGAATTGCGCAAACAGATGTATATGGCGTACAACACGCTCTGCACACACGACAATACGGAAAACAACGTGGACATCTGCAAGCGACTGATCAACCTCCGTCGCGAGACAGCACAGCTGCTGGGCTATAAGACGTTTGCCGACTATGTGCTGAAAAAGCGCATGGCATCCAATAAGCGGAACGTGTATCAGTTGTTTGACGACCTCATCAAGGCGTATAAACCGACCGCACTCAAAGAGCGCGAGGAGGTCATCAGACTTGCCAAAAAGATAGAAGGGAAAGACTTCGAACTGAAGCCCTGGGACGGTGCGTTCTACTCGCATAAGCTGCAAATGAAGAAATTCAACATCGACTCGGAGATGCTCCGCCCGTATTTCGAGCTGTCGAAAGTGATTGAGGGCGTGTTCGGACTTGCCCGTCGGCTGTATGGCATCACGTTCAAGGAGAATAAGAAGATTCCGGTGTATCACCGTGACGTGAAGGCATACGAGGTGTTCGACAAGGACGGCAGCTATCTGGCGGTGTTCTACGCCGACTTCCACCCGCGCAAAGGCAAGCAGGGCGGGGCGTGGATGACCGAGTTCCAGGGGCAGTGGATAGACAAGAAAGGGGAAAATGTGCGTCCGCACGTGAGCGTCGTCATGAACCTGACCAAGCCGACCGCCAAGAAGCCCGCACTGCTGACACTGGACGAGGTGACCACTTTCCTCCATGAGTTCGGACATTCGCTGCACGGCATGTTTGCCAACACACGCTTCGAAAGCCTTTCGGGAACAAATGTGTGGTGGGATTTCGTGGAGTTGCCGTCGCAGTTCATGGAAAACTATGCGATAGAAAAGGAATTCCTTCGCACTTTCGCTTTCCACTACGAGACAGGCGAACCGCTTCCCGAAGAACTCATCAACCGCATAGTCAGAAGCCGCAACTTCATGGCAGCTACCGCTTGTCTGCGCCAAGTCAGTTTCGGAATGCTCGACATGGCGTATTACACACAGAAGGATGTTTTCGACGAAGACCTCCTGAAGTTTGAGAAACAGGCATGGCGGAAAGCCATCATCTCCAAACAGTTGGAGAATACCTGCATGACGGTGCAGTTCTCGCACATCATGGCAGGTGGATATGCCGCAGGCTATTACAGCTATAAATGGGCGGAAGTGCTCGAGGCAGACGCTTTCAGCGTGTTCAAGAAAGAAGGCATCTTCAATGAAAGCACCGCACAGCGGTTCCGCGACCATGTCCTCTCACGCGGCGGGACGGAACACCCCATGACGCTCTACAAGCGTTTCCGAGGTGGAGAGCCCACTATCGACGCCCTGCTGAAGCGTAACGGAATCAAAGTAAATGCGACAAAGAAAGCATAG
- a CDS encoding discoidin domain-containing protein translates to MKKIINKTLLAMLPFLAACQSDPDVGTPLYPVEEEDVTPKVYVYNGTIEGNEMASTLVNTPAGLVIPEDTLRFHVRMSRPASSDVKVSVALDNTAAEEYDATAELLSTDVLKLLTDEVTIPAGQIISSEEIVIAINDESAAVEALEKYAVAAVVLNASGAGVAQEYNTYIWKLYKETLNVYAELNTGAVIEGMTEIPKSDWTFSTTNTNYGNEITDGDVSAWNYGMVSTPGGTMTFEFSSPRKVSAFACITPQYASYYRYGVGALKVETSDDGETWTGHGTVTLQQLTGNGVWTVAKFYEPVTAKYFRYSPQTRANGSTGYAYVGEVKIYE, encoded by the coding sequence ATGAAAAAGATAATCAATAAAACCTTGTTGGCAATGCTGCCTTTCCTGGCAGCCTGCCAGTCAGACCCTGACGTAGGCACACCGCTCTATCCCGTAGAAGAAGAGGATGTGACTCCGAAAGTCTATGTATATAATGGCACAATAGAGGGTAATGAGATGGCATCAACACTGGTAAACACACCCGCCGGACTGGTTATCCCGGAGGATACGCTCCGTTTCCATGTACGCATGTCACGCCCCGCAAGCAGTGATGTGAAAGTCAGCGTTGCACTCGACAATACCGCGGCAGAGGAGTATGATGCTACTGCCGAATTGCTGAGCACAGACGTATTAAAGTTGCTGACGGATGAAGTGACGATTCCTGCCGGTCAAATCATCTCAAGCGAGGAGATTGTCATTGCCATCAACGATGAGTCGGCAGCTGTCGAGGCATTGGAGAAGTATGCCGTGGCGGCAGTCGTACTGAATGCTTCCGGTGCCGGAGTGGCTCAAGAGTATAACACCTACATCTGGAAACTCTACAAAGAGACGCTCAATGTCTATGCCGAGCTCAACACAGGAGCCGTCATCGAAGGCATGACAGAGATACCGAAGAGCGACTGGACATTCAGCACTACAAATACAAATTATGGTAATGAAATCACTGACGGGGATGTTAGCGCATGGAACTATGGTATGGTGAGCACTCCCGGCGGCACGATGACCTTCGAGTTCAGCTCTCCGCGTAAGGTGAGCGCCTTCGCATGTATCACGCCGCAATATGCCTCTTATTACCGCTACGGTGTAGGAGCTCTCAAGGTGGAGACCAGCGACGATGGCGAAACATGGACCGGACACGGAACGGTCACGCTGCAACAGCTTACAGGTAACGGCGTTTGGACAGTAGCCAAGTTCTATGAGCCCGTGACAGCGAAGTACTTCCGTTACTCTCCACAGACCCGTGCCAACGGTTCTACAGGATATGCATACGTAGGCGAAGTGAAGATTTACGAGTAA
- a CDS encoding BT_3987 domain-containing protein, whose protein sequence is MKRNQIKFILGGMVVALTMLTACGNDHEYSVKENQAYIAQTNTNGNASQKLTVDDEPVSVSLNVRLSSPTSEDCSFEVVADESVLTEYNNLNVTSYRMLPEDFFSFSSDVITVEKDNSLSSPINVDVSPMSEELKATGQKYAIGIRLVSKDGKKDVLASGSKYVIVLDQVPKQAVPLFNRNLMSVLPVPQLTLTEYTVEMCVNMDILGTRIGQYNNQALFYAGGNGEIYLRFGDAPIEGNRFQVKTMGTQMNSNMLFNANTWYHIAVVCTGSNLYFYFNGVLDNSLDLPNNPMTLGPDFSIISSGSYFVAQKAKMCQLRFWSKARSQMEIANNMYNVDPNSAGLEGYWKMDEGEGNVFKDSSPHGRDAYLNNSGLNVTWEPDVRIDGK, encoded by the coding sequence ATGAAACGCAATCAAATCAAATTCATATTGGGCGGAATGGTCGTAGCATTGACCATGCTTACGGCTTGTGGCAACGACCACGAATACTCCGTCAAGGAAAATCAGGCTTACATTGCGCAGACTAACACCAACGGCAATGCTTCGCAGAAGCTCACCGTGGACGATGAGCCTGTGTCTGTCAGTCTCAACGTGCGCCTGTCGTCACCTACTTCTGAGGATTGCTCATTCGAGGTGGTTGCCGACGAGTCTGTACTGACTGAATATAACAACCTGAACGTGACCAGCTATCGCATGTTGCCGGAAGACTTCTTCTCATTCTCTTCGGATGTCATCACGGTAGAGAAAGACAACTCGCTCTCTTCTCCAATCAATGTTGACGTAAGCCCGATGAGTGAGGAGCTGAAGGCTACAGGTCAGAAATATGCCATCGGTATCCGTCTCGTAAGCAAGGACGGAAAGAAGGACGTGCTCGCTTCTGGAAGCAAATACGTCATCGTGCTCGACCAAGTGCCCAAGCAGGCAGTGCCGCTGTTCAACCGTAACCTCATGTCTGTCCTCCCCGTTCCACAGCTGACACTGACGGAATACACCGTGGAGATGTGTGTGAACATGGACATCTTGGGAACACGTATCGGACAGTACAATAACCAAGCTCTTTTCTATGCAGGCGGTAATGGTGAGATCTACCTCCGTTTCGGTGATGCACCGATTGAAGGAAACCGCTTCCAAGTGAAGACGATGGGTACGCAGATGAACAGTAACATGCTTTTCAATGCCAATACATGGTATCACATCGCCGTTGTCTGCACGGGAAGCAACCTCTATTTCTATTTCAATGGTGTACTTGACAACTCTTTGGATTTGCCGAATAACCCGATGACGCTCGGTCCTGACTTCAGCATTATAAGCAGCGGCAGTTATTTCGTTGCACAGAAAGCTAAGATGTGTCAGCTGCGCTTCTGGAGCAAAGCCCGCAGTCAGATGGAGATTGCCAACAATATGTACAACGTCGATCCCAACTCTGCCGGCCTCGAAGGCTACTGGAAGATGGACGAGGGCGAAGGAAACGTGTTCAAGGATTCTTCTCCTCACGGTCGTGACGCTTATCTGAACAATTCAGGATTAAACGTGACTTGGGAACCCGATGTGCGTATCGACGGCAAGTAA
- a CDS encoding glycoside hydrolase family 18, with protein MKTILKSFLMFLGVTIAFSSCSDWTETEIKDPENLTDAQKTEEYYENLRAYKKTDHPVAFGWFGEWVGSGASLEHSLRGLPDSVDFVSIWGNWKNLDEARIADKKYVKEVKGTRALVCFIVDNYGTQLTPEGETPADFWLFGQTYGEGVDLDSVRVANYANAICDTIDKYDYDGFDYDYEPNFGHSGNISKSAFSQKKYERIFVRTLAKRLGPLSGTDKLLVMDGEPQTIAGDLGECFDYFIVQAYACTSASNLDNRIAAAISNLTQPAEGTSKYLSPSSPFYPSRYLTAEEIARKYIVTENFESYAATGGVTFSDRNGNVMRSLEGMARWQPIINGRTVQKGGIGTYRMQLEYKVSGFDETYPYLRKGIHIMNPVIK; from the coding sequence ATGAAAACAATATTGAAATCATTCCTGATGTTCTTAGGCGTGACAATCGCGTTCTCATCATGCAGCGACTGGACAGAAACGGAGATTAAAGATCCCGAGAATCTGACCGATGCGCAGAAGACGGAAGAATACTATGAGAACCTGCGCGCTTATAAAAAGACTGACCATCCCGTTGCATTCGGATGGTTCGGTGAATGGGTAGGAAGCGGTGCTTCACTTGAGCACTCCCTTCGCGGACTCCCCGACAGTGTGGACTTTGTCTCCATCTGGGGTAACTGGAAGAATCTTGATGAAGCACGCATTGCTGACAAGAAATATGTGAAAGAAGTGAAAGGCACCCGTGCACTGGTTTGTTTCATCGTGGACAACTATGGAACACAGTTGACTCCAGAGGGTGAGACTCCTGCTGACTTCTGGCTCTTTGGGCAGACGTATGGCGAGGGCGTCGATTTGGACTCCGTGCGCGTGGCTAACTATGCCAATGCTATCTGCGACACGATTGACAAGTACGACTATGACGGTTTCGACTACGACTACGAGCCGAACTTCGGACACAGCGGAAACATTTCTAAGAGTGCTTTCTCTCAGAAGAAGTACGAGCGCATCTTCGTTCGCACGCTGGCTAAGCGCTTAGGCCCGCTCTCAGGAACAGACAAGCTGCTGGTAATGGACGGTGAGCCGCAGACGATTGCCGGCGACCTCGGCGAGTGCTTCGACTACTTCATCGTTCAGGCATACGCTTGCACAAGTGCTTCGAACCTTGACAACCGTATCGCTGCAGCCATCTCGAACCTGACGCAGCCGGCAGAGGGAACCAGCAAATATCTCTCGCCCAGCAGCCCGTTCTATCCCAGCCGTTATCTCACGGCAGAGGAGATTGCCCGGAAGTATATCGTGACCGAGAACTTCGAAAGCTATGCGGCTACTGGCGGTGTGACATTCTCAGACCGCAATGGCAACGTGATGCGGAGCCTCGAAGGAATGGCACGCTGGCAGCCTATCATCAACGGACGTACCGTGCAGAAGGGCGGTATCGGAACCTATCGTATGCAGCTCGAATATAAGGTTTCTGGCTTTGACGAGACCTATCCGTATCTGCGCAAGGGCATTCATATCATGAATCCTGTGATTAAATAA
- a CDS encoding RagB/SusD family nutrient uptake outer membrane protein, whose amino-acid sequence MKTNKIKGGLSLIAFSALTILASCTAGFEDANRPDGNLSREDLKKDNYATGSFMIQLQNEAFPEQENTYQMNVDLIGNYLGRYMTYANNGFSNNNFVMMNAPTGWANYPFKDCTPKVVSAFKEVYDYTDGEGINYAWALILRAQAFLRLTDIYGPYPIGAESDPNAYSSQEKVYKELILDLDSATNILAPMVAADPNLTVSADYDHVYGGKFAKWLKFANSLKLRMAIRMRFADPAYARQVGEAAVAGGVITSNDDNLEITYVPNGQYKTSVEWGDSRACADIESYMNGYKDPRITKYFKATETAGDRAVIGCLAGAAIGNKATAMSVYSAANIEQNSRGVWMTAAEITFCRAEGALAGWSGMGGSVEELYNQAIRLSFEQWGAGGVDAYLQDATSTPAAYVDAEGGFGKPMPAASTITIKWDESASNEVKLERLITQKWIAGFPNGDEGWAELRRTGYPKVFDVARNTTIKVANRVPFCTEEPINNKDNYEKAVQLLGGADNYTTKLWWQR is encoded by the coding sequence ATGAAAACGAATAAAATAAAGGGAGGTCTTTCGCTCATCGCTTTTTCAGCGCTGACAATTCTCGCATCTTGTACGGCAGGCTTCGAGGATGCCAACCGTCCAGACGGAAACCTGAGTCGGGAAGACCTTAAAAAGGACAACTATGCTACAGGTTCGTTTATGATTCAGTTGCAGAACGAGGCATTCCCCGAGCAGGAGAACACCTATCAGATGAACGTGGACCTGATTGGAAACTATCTGGGACGTTACATGACGTATGCCAACAATGGTTTCTCCAACAACAACTTTGTGATGATGAACGCGCCTACGGGATGGGCAAACTATCCTTTCAAGGACTGTACGCCGAAGGTGGTTTCTGCTTTTAAGGAAGTGTATGATTATACTGATGGTGAAGGCATCAACTACGCATGGGCACTGATTCTCCGTGCACAGGCATTCCTTCGTCTGACCGATATCTACGGACCTTATCCTATCGGTGCAGAGAGCGATCCGAACGCTTACTCTTCACAGGAGAAAGTATATAAGGAACTCATTCTCGACCTCGATTCAGCTACGAACATTCTCGCTCCGATGGTGGCAGCCGACCCGAACCTGACGGTCAGCGCTGACTACGACCATGTGTATGGCGGCAAGTTTGCCAAGTGGTTGAAGTTCGCTAACTCGTTGAAGCTTCGCATGGCTATCCGCATGCGCTTTGCCGACCCGGCTTATGCTCGTCAGGTGGGTGAGGCTGCAGTGGCTGGTGGCGTGATTACCTCTAACGATGACAACTTGGAGATTACATACGTGCCGAACGGTCAGTACAAGACATCAGTAGAGTGGGGCGACAGCCGTGCTTGTGCCGATATCGAGAGCTACATGAACGGTTATAAGGACCCGCGTATTACGAAATACTTCAAGGCAACAGAGACGGCGGGCGACCGCGCGGTCATCGGATGTCTGGCTGGTGCTGCTATTGGTAACAAGGCAACCGCTATGTCAGTTTATTCAGCTGCCAATATCGAGCAAAACTCACGCGGTGTGTGGATGACTGCTGCCGAGATTACATTCTGCCGCGCTGAAGGCGCACTCGCAGGATGGAGTGGCATGGGCGGAAGCGTTGAAGAACTCTACAACCAGGCTATCCGTCTGTCGTTCGAACAGTGGGGTGCCGGTGGCGTAGATGCTTATCTGCAAGACGCGACCTCTACTCCCGCAGCATACGTAGATGCTGAGGGCGGTTTCGGAAAACCCATGCCGGCAGCAAGCACCATCACCATCAAGTGGGATGAAAGTGCTTCTAACGAGGTGAAACTCGAGCGTCTGATTACCCAGAAGTGGATTGCAGGCTTCCCCAACGGTGATGAAGGTTGGGCAGAGCTCCGCCGCACGGGTTATCCGAAGGTGTTCGACGTAGCACGAAACACGACTATCAAGGTAGCCAACCGCGTGCCGTTCTGTACGGAAGAGCCGATCAACAACAAGGACAACTATGAGAAAGCTGTTCAGTTGCTCGGTGGTGCAGACAATTACACAACCAAACTGTGGTGGCAGAGATAA